In the genome of Nonomuraea sp. NBC_00507, the window CAGCGCACCCCCGTAGAGCGCGATCAGCGCGGGAATCTTCTCGCGTGGGATGGCGAGGCCGAGTTTGTCGTGGTGCCCGGCGGTGATCTGCACCGACATGTCCTGCAGGCCCGCGAGCGCCGAGGCGAGCAGCGGCCGGCGCACGGCCTCCAGTTGAAGTTCGAAGATTGCCAGATAGCGGTTGCGCAGTGTGGTCGCCGCTGTGAGCAGCGATTCCGTCAGCAGGTGGACCAGCGTCGCGGGCTGCCCGGTGGCCCGGTCGGTGTCGGCGTGATGCAGCTCGGCGATGCGCTCCGCGGCGGCCACCAGCAGCGCTTCCCGGCTGCGGAAGTAGTTCGAGGCCGTTCCCGGCGGGAGATCTGCTTCCTTCTCCACCGCGCGGTGGGTCAGTCCATGCACGCCCGACGACGCCAGTAGCTCGATGGCGGCATCGGTTAGGGCTCGGCGACGGGCCGGGTTGGTGGGCGGCATGCGACCATGCTACCAATAGCCGTACTAGTACGATCGTAGTGAATAGGCGAGGAGGTCTCATGAGGATCGTGGTGGTCGGTGCCGGGCTCGGAGGAGTGACGGCCGCGGTGGGGCTGCATCGCCTGGGCCACGAGGTGACACTCTTCGAACGGGGCGCCGAACTCCGGGAAGCGGGCACCGGGATCGTGGTCATGCCCAACGGGCTCCGCGCGCTGGACGCGCTGGGGCTGGCTGAAGACGTTCGCGGGCACATCATGCCTGCCGCCCGCGCGGGATTGCGGGACTGGCGCGGACGCCCGCTGCTGATCACCGATGCGGTCCAGGCGCAGCAGAAGGTCGGGACGCCCGCCATCATCGACCGGGCTGAACTGCACCGGGCGCTACGCGCCCCGCTGCCCGCCGACCTGGTGCGAACCGCGACCCCGGTCGAGCGCCTGGAGCCCGACCCCACCGGGGTAACCGTGATCAGCGACGGCGACCCCGTCGCAAGAGCGGACGCCGTGATCGCGGCCGACGGCATCGGCAGCAAGCTGCGCGAACAGCTCTTTCCCGGCCACCCCGGGCTACGGCGGACCGGCCGGATGGACCTGCGCGGCATGCTGCCCCGCCCTCCCGGCCCGGTAACAGACCTGCTCGCCAGCCAGTTGGTCGACCGCCGCAGCGGGGCGATGTTCGGCCTGTTCCCCGTCGGCGAGCACCGCCTGTACTGGTTCACCGACTCCGTCCTGCACGGCACGCCGCCCGGCGCGGAGGAGGCACGCCGGCAGATGCTGTCCCTGATGGCCGACTGGCACCCCCTCGTCACGGCACTGATCGAGGCCACCCCGCCCGCCGACATCTACGTCGACCCGATCGCTCGCCTGGCCGAACCCCTGCCCTCGTTCACGGTCGGCAGGGTCGCGCTCCTCGGCGACGCCGCGCACGCCATGCCACCCGACCTCGGCCAGGGCGCCAGCCAGGCCTTCGAAGACGCGGCCGCACTAACCCGCCACCTGAGCGGCGCAGAGCCGTCAGACGTCGCCCAGCGGCTCCTGCGCTACGACGCCGAGCGCAGGCCCAGCGCCAACCGCATGATGCGGGCGGCGTCCCGGCAATCGCGGCTGACCTCCCAGACCGGCGTCGCCGCGTGGCTTCGCGACGCGTTGCTGCGCGCGATACCATCCCGGCTGGCCACCCGGCAGCTTGCCGCCCTCTGGCACGCCTAATCAGTGGTCGTAGGCAATCAGCGATCGGGTGATGGGCCGGCCGGTGTGGCGGTTGTGCCAGATGGCGGCGGTCAGGGCCAGGGTTCCCCGCCACACCTCCTCGATCCGGTCGTCGAGATGGCACCGGGTGTGGCGGGACGACGACATCAGGCGTTCACGGGGACGGGCTCGGCGGTCGTACGCGCCGATGCCACGCCCACGGCCAGCAGCCCGAGACCGGCCACAACCGTTGCCGGGATGATCACCAGCCCTTCCACCACGGGCAGGCCCGGACCGACGACCAGCACCAGAGCGGCGACCAGCAGTGCCGCGCCCGCCAGCCGCACCGACCGCCGCGCTCCGCGCCACGCGAGCCCCGCCCCGAACGCCACCAGCGACGCCATCCACATCATCCCGGCCACTGCGTTGACCGCGCCGCCGCCACCGGCCTCCACCTGTTCGGCGACGCCGTGCAGGGGCGCGACGTACGCCTCGAACCAGGCGCCCGGAGCGAGGGCCGCGAATGCGATCGCCAGCATGACCCCGCCGATCGAGGCCAGTTTGGACGGCCGGAGCGCCTGGCTCACGGCGATCAGCAGGGGGAGCCCGGCGGTGATCAGCAGGCCGCCCAGAGCGAAGATGAGGTGTGCCGCCTCCCAGGTCGGGGCGGAGTGGGCGGCTTCGCTGTGCTCCAGGGGGTGCAGGACGTTTCCGAGGGCGAACAGGATGCCGCCGCTGCCCACCAGGCTGCCGGCCAGGATTCGCATGTTCATGGTCTTCTTCTCTCCTTCGGGTTCCGCCGGGCGGTGGGTCCGCTCCGGTGCCGGAGCGGCACGGCGACGACCCCGTCCGGTGACTCGGCGTGTGACCGGGGGCGATGTCGTGTGCATGACCAGCAGTCCACCCGCCCACCGGTCCCACCCGCCTGAGCGGCGGGTCCCCATCGGGTCCCGGTTTGGGGAAGGGCCTCCTCCGGCCTACTGGTGGGGCCCGCGAGGTCCCGGGCGGGGCGGGACTCTGGTCCCATTGCCCTGGATGGGACATGACTGGACGATGCTCCTGTGCGTGTTTCC includes:
- a CDS encoding FAD-dependent monooxygenase; this encodes MRIVVVGAGLGGVTAAVGLHRLGHEVTLFERGAELREAGTGIVVMPNGLRALDALGLAEDVRGHIMPAARAGLRDWRGRPLLITDAVQAQQKVGTPAIIDRAELHRALRAPLPADLVRTATPVERLEPDPTGVTVISDGDPVARADAVIAADGIGSKLREQLFPGHPGLRRTGRMDLRGMLPRPPGPVTDLLASQLVDRRSGAMFGLFPVGEHRLYWFTDSVLHGTPPGAEEARRQMLSLMADWHPLVTALIEATPPADIYVDPIARLAEPLPSFTVGRVALLGDAAHAMPPDLGQGASQAFEDAAALTRHLSGAEPSDVAQRLLRYDAERRPSANRMMRAASRQSRLTSQTGVAAWLRDALLRAIPSRLATRQLAALWHA
- a CDS encoding TetR/AcrR family transcriptional regulator, coding for MPPTNPARRRALTDAAIELLASSGVHGLTHRAVEKEADLPPGTASNYFRSREALLVAAAERIAELHHADTDRATGQPATLVHLLTESLLTAATTLRNRYLAIFELQLEAVRRPLLASALAGLQDMSVQITAGHHDKLGLAIPREKIPALIALYGGALFTLVTAPPGSVSRDVVQSVVQVIVYGCALHDENPESVRQGRHT